In one window of Erinaceus europaeus chromosome 17, mEriEur2.1, whole genome shotgun sequence DNA:
- the LOC103117639 gene encoding olfactory receptor 2D3-like — MGEENQSSVTEFVFLGLSQDPQTQVLLFCLFLTIYLLTLLGNLLIIMLIHTDPRLHTPMYFFLRNLSFADLCFSTTTTPQLLVHFLVKRKAISFAGCSTQMFVSLLLGGTECALLAVMSYDRYVAVCKPLHYSTIMTHWVCVQLALGSWASGAFVSLVDTTFTLRLPYRGNNVINHFFCEPPALLKLASADTYSTEMTIFAMGVVILLAPVSLILVSYWNIISTVMQMQSGEGRLKVFSTCGSHLVVVVLFYGSAIFAYMRPNSKVMNEGDKVISVFYCFVTPMLNPIIYSLRNKDVKGALRKIIAK; from the coding sequence ATGGGAGAAGAAAACCAAAGCTCTGTGACTGAATTTGTCTTCCTGGGCCTTTCTCAGGACCCACAGACACAAGTCCTGCTCTTCTGCCTCTTTCTCACCATCTACCTGCTGACTTTGCTGGGAAACCTGCTCATCATCATGCTCATTCACACAGACCCCAGACTCCAcacacccatgtacttcttccttagAAACTTGTCCTTTGCTGACCTCTGTTTTTCAACTACCACAACCCCCCAGCTGCTGGTCCATTTCCTGGTAAAGAGGAAAGCCATATCCTTTGCTGGATGTTCAACACAGATGTTTGTTTCCCTTCTACTCGGGGGTACAGAGTGTGCGCTGCTGGCAGTGATGTCCTATGACCGCTACGTGGCTGTCTGCAAGCCcctgcactactccaccatcaTGACCCACTGGGTGTGCGTCCAGCTGGCCTTAGGGTCCTGGGCCAGCGGGGCATTTGTATCTCTAGTGGACACCACATTCACACTGCGCCTGCCCTACCGAGGCAACAATGTCATTAACCATTTCTTTTGTGAGCCTCCTGCCCTGCTGAAGCTGGCTTCTGCAGACACTTACAGCACAGAAATGACCATCTTTGCCATGGGTGTGGTCATCCTCCTAGCTCCTGTCTCCCTGATCCTTGTCTCCTACTGGAATATAATCTCCACTGTGATGCAGATGCAGTCAGGGGAAGGGAGACTCAAGGTGTTCTCTACCTGTGGCTCCCATCTTGTTGTGGTGGTCCTGTTCTATGGCTCAGCAATCTTTGCCTACATGAGGCCCAACTCCAAGGTAATGAATGAAGGGGATAAAGTAATCTCTGTGTTCTACTGTTTTGTGACACCAATGCTGAACCCCATCATTTATAGTCTGAGGAACAAAGATGTCAAAGGGGCTCTCAGGAAAATTATTGCAAAGTAG